CACTCACAGACTAGTTtcttaaagtttaagtgtgtgtttttatattttagccATAAACTacctacattatattttaataaatattttaaaaagttataatttaaatgtggttttctaaattttatatataaagaaactTCAAGCCAAATAATCGCACATCAGTGAGGTATGTAGTAACATCAACaatattgacataaaatatcaaattctcGGAATATTCTGCCTCTAAGCCTTTGTGAATGTTCACTTTGAATCACGTTTCAAGTAATACTGTATACAGACAAACTATGAACCAGAAACCGAGTTCGATAACAACATAAGCTAGCTTTGTAAATTATAGCATCTGTATTTGCTATCAAATCGACCGTAGTATCTCTTCATATACGTCAATAAACCGTGTAAACATTTAGCATAGTTGAGTATCAAGTATTGTACAAATTTAGTCTAATGTAAATAGCAATAATGTAATTTGATAAATTGATTTAATCTTGGGGAAATATCTGTATGTCTATATcaacttaaatatatttcaaattattttttatttatttaaagttacaCAGTTTCAGTAAGTTACGAGAGATAATGATATGGTATCAAGAACCCGTTTTGGTAAATTTATTGGAAAATCAatcagtcctccacagtgcggttttatttcttccacgtactagaaagctgtggaatgagcttccttgtggggtgtttccgggacgatacgacatgtttatcttcaagCGGgctaaaagcgcgtacaccttactttttttttatggaataggaggacaaacgagcgtacgggtcacctgttgttaagtgatcaccggatTGATTAAGTTGTTGATCATtacttaaagaccggcaacgctcctgtgattcctctggtggtagAGAATGGTGGCGTGGTGAGAATGAAtagccagaaactgtcataaccataatgttaacaccacgaacaaacataagcttgtaatgcctactacacggctaagtcgaattagtcttttgtgtggcgttgtatatgctttaacaacaagctcccagataatgtttaaaacaaatgtgttacgaaattcaaaagaattgttaagaatcgtttgtatggtaaaggttactataacataaatgactttcgttatgataccactgattgggaattgagcgacaggctattaaataataaatttattgtacgattGTTTGTTGTAACCgtacttttatatataaaaaagaagcctgctgagtttgttgcgcccgttattctcaggtctgaggcataccttttggaatggatggtagtttttgactttcaataagtgattttatatccaattttgaatgcaaaagatttaaatttgaatttataaagaATCCAATAAACGTACATAATGAAGTCGAAAACTCAAATAACGGAGATATGTTGCGGCTCGATTCATTATTAAGTACCTAATAAGAAATATGAGAAAGCTGTTATGAATACACCTTCCGCAGAATTTAAGTAAGAAAAGTAATTGCAAAAAATTTTTTACGAATAGGTAAACAACACAATTAATTTGCAGGTCATCAAAGAATCATTCTGTCAAGATGAGTACGTGAGTATTGGATGCGAAATAAACAAGAATCCAAAAGCGGCTGACGAGCTGTTGCAGCTATGCGCTGATGCGGCCCTGGACGGTGCCTCGTTAGTAGCTGTTGCCACGGAGACTGGGGAAGTTGTTGGTGTTGCCTTTAACAAAGTTCAAGTGAGTTGagttttatgaaatgaaatctTCTTTTAGCGTGGTACGCATATTTTAGATGAGATAAAATGTCTGGACTCGTgacaccgttacgagacgcaGCTATAGTGTGTGCATTATATGCATGTACATACAGCTATaggccgaccgtttatctgagtcctcgcctgCGGGGTACAGGGGCGCGGGGGTACGACGACAAAGGGGACTGAGACAGGTGCGGGCGGCGGGCGAATTTTTGTAATCGCTCATTTCGTGTATATCTAAGCGCCCCGCCGCCCGCACCTGTCTCAGTCCCCTTTGTCGTCATACCCCCGCGCCCCTATACCCCGcaggcgaggactcagataaacggtcggcctATAAGCGCGAACGCGTctagttaaataaaatgtagatatattattataatatattatttgaatcaatttttattacttCCAATTGTAGTTTCCAAGAACCTATAGTTCCTATTTTAGATTGTTATAATCTAAACGATAATAATGATGATACAAGAGTTgtcaaaattgttaaaaatgattcataaaagaatattaaatgtattataaaagtttctaacaattaataaaatacaattcataaataaaaaaccaagacGTGAAAGACAAACTCACGTTTACATTCTCAATATTGGTTAggattaagattttatttttaattgacgCAGGagacttattaaaatatatcctATATGTATATAAGGACAAAGCATTTTTCGACAGCAAATTGTTTATCatggtatttataataatagtccATAATTATGCCACAGAGATACTGGTTACACCGAGAAAATCGCAAACCTAAACGTCTTcacaataaatgtaaaaaaatgtatacagaAAATGCGTATAAGTGTTGGGACAGCTTGCGAGGTCACTGAATGGCTCAAGCGGAAGATCAGCGCTGGACATGCATATTATGTGTGTATGCCGAGCTTGTGCATATTTGCGGctgatgttttatttattttacgctagtcttattatattatgtttatgtttcTAGGGGATGAGAGTGGACCTCATGACACAGGGAATCCTAGTCTAGgccagaatacttgtaaaattaaagttacttgCTTGTTACcaatgtataattaatatggTACTCCAATGGTACCCCAATGTATcgtttaattttaagtattattatattttgtgctaagtggtttttattattataattatggagTAGAGTATAACGCAGCCTAGCGAAATTCTCTAATAAAAAAGCGatttactcgattgtatgaaacgtgcagtcattgacagattgacagatgacggatataatTTTTGTAAGCTTGCAATTTGTACTAACAAATATGGATATAATCTATTATGTGTGTATCCACATAAATGATTAATCCACAgtaaatgattatattattattatataatcttgtaaaaaacaggcgtagctgaaatccactacgttttaaggaactgttcgcttttaaacttgcccgtattatacttcgtcgccaataaCCATACTGTAATAactactattttaaacttatgtcaaatcaatgCATGATTCAtactaaatttctttttttacttgggAAGTTCCGTTTCTttatacgtagtatttacatcctttttGATAACGTTTGCTTATGACATAGAGATTCATTAGCCAATTTTACTATATTcgtttttaattcttttaagcCCAATTCTGTTATAATAACAACTAAATAACTACAGGTCAAGACATCAGGATCTACAGAGAAGaccttttttcaaatatttgcaGAAGAGCGTTGCAAAGAAGATTCTTCGAAATCACTCATAAAGTTTATGGACGATGTTGATGGCAGAGTTAACTTATTTGAAAAGTAAGTGGATTAAATACTGAAAATACTGAATTATATAGTTCCTTTTAATCAATGAAATACATAATTGACGACCTAAGCCCAGTCTACAGACTGAGCTAGCGatcccggtttcgaatcccggtaggtgcaaacatttatatgatgaacatgaatgtttgtttccgagccatggaatttcaattgtatgtatgtacccatagtacaggctatgcctagattagggcaatataatttgtgtaaagacgtgtcagtattattattattattagtataataattattttattctacctgtcaatatttaatttttgagacataatgatgaaaatatttcgtttaatgtcttatttaaattaatttgaaggAAATGTTACatgatttcattaaattaattatatacagcTTTGAGGATTTCTGAATGTTTTTGATAagaatacttaaaatattaatggaCATGCGTGAACATTTGTGAAAAGACAAGTGCTTGTAGTTCTCTGCCTATTGATATTAATTCGTGTATGTTGCTATTCGAAAATAATTTGGGACTCAGTTTATAAATCTCTTGTACTCAAACTTAAAGTAAAAAACACTCTGTAGGGATCAAACGTGGGCTGTGCACCCAGCATTGCCCACGTTTGATCACTATGGCTGGTTGTTTTATTTACGACTACGTGTtcgttgaattatttatttctcgttGCGCCCTGTGCCTTatcataaaataacataacaacGCCAATATAATAATGCTTCATTTTATTCACAGATACGACATCGACTGCCTTTTAGAAATCATGTTTCTGGCGACGCTTCAAACCCATAGAGGAAATCGTATCGGAAGATATTTATGTGAAGAGTCTATAAAAGCCGCAAAGAG
This genomic interval from Leptidea sinapis chromosome 20, ilLepSina1.1, whole genome shotgun sequence contains the following:
- the LOC126970331 gene encoding uncharacterized protein LOC126970331; the protein is MDWYISDDGKYRIEPLTPATFPGALQVIKESFCQDEYVSIGCEINKNPKAADELLQLCADAALDGASLVAVATETGEVVGVAFNKVQVKTSGSTEKTFFQIFAEERCKEDSSKSLIKFMDDVDGRVNLFEKYDIDCLLEIMFLATLQTHRGNRIGRYLCEESIKAAKRHKNGPVAPIAVEDMGPKYSMLKARKPLTTYPKICSAIWTSPYSQKIGKTLNFKVHMTVPLSEFMHDGKSYSERIGAPVFCQIAAIPL